The following are encoded in a window of Carya illinoinensis cultivar Pawnee chromosome 15, C.illinoinensisPawnee_v1, whole genome shotgun sequence genomic DNA:
- the LOC122295763 gene encoding uncharacterized protein LOC122295763 has translation MCFGHQIVALVLCYVLGPLPTWTHYYSFTIRINGQRIESYSLDAHDCVCLKYIAGNSIHDMLSRSYRKGNNNMRFTFESDSKNAIFKSAGVHLIYENIDFIQLSKRYRDDGEHDLEPDWNPQQKRQSSTTRIVEFEDANDDLIIEHLDLELRLGN, from the exons ATGTGTTTTGGGCATCAGATCGTGGCATTAGTTTTGTGTTACGTTTTGGGCCCTCTTCCAACATGGACTCATTATTATAGTTTTACTATCAGAATAAATGGCCAGCGGATTGAAAGTTATTCACTGGACGCACATGATTGTGTATGTCTAAAATACATCGCTGGAAATTCTATTCATGATATGCTGTCAAGAAGTTACAGGAAGGGGAATAATAATATGAGGTTTACATTTGAAAGTGATTCAAAGAACGCAATCTTCAAAAGTGCTGGAGTCCATCTAATATACGAGAACAttgattttattcaactttcaaagagATACCGAGATGATGGTGAGCATGACTTGGAACCCGATTGGAACCCACAACAGAAGCGGCAATCTTCAACCACGAGAATTGTGGAATTTGAGGATGCTAATGATGATTTAATTATTGAACATTTGGATTTAGAACTTCGACTTGG GAATTGA